The Horticoccus luteus DNA window ACACACCCAGTCGAGGTCACACAAATGGTACACGCTTTCCGGCGTCGGGCACGGATTCGGGCATTCCTCGAATCGCCCGTCGCGCGCGTTCACCCGCACGTGCGGCAGGGTCGGCTCGATGAACTGTATGTGTTTCTTTGCCCTTAAATTTCGCCAGGCGTCCAAATTGCGGAAGTGATCGTCCTCGTAGATGTTGAAAATGATATAATCTGCCGGATGCCGCTTCTCCTCCTGCATCATGCGGAGATAAGCCTGATAAACTGACCAGCCGCCGACGCCGAAATTCCGGACCGGCTCGTGCAGATGCGCCGCCAACGCCTCCTGCCACGTCTCGCCGTCACTCACCTGGTGACATTGGGTGAAGCTGTTGCCGTAGGTGTTGATCCGGCACGGGCGGTCGCGGTAATTGATCGTGATCCGCTCGTCCGATGTCCCGTAGGTGTAGACGCAGATCGAATCATCCATGCCATCCTGAAACTTTGCCGAGCGGAGCAGCCATCCGTAGTCGCTGCTATATTTCGCAAATGGGAACGCCCGCCCGGCCAGCCAGTCATCGACTTCCGCTCGCGTATATAGATGCGCCGCGAGATAGCTCCGCGCGGTGACGGGCTCCGCCTCCGGCGCGCCGAGCGCCCGGCTCGCCAGCAAGGCCGCCGCGCTCGCCGCAGTCTGACTGAGGAATTGACGGCGGGGCATGGGATTCGACATCGCGAAAAGCGTTCTCAATCCGCGCGGATCAAACCCACACCGTGAATCCACGGATAATCGGCGCCCGCTTTTTGCAACGTCACCGCAATCTCGCGTTCGCCCGTCGCCGCTGCCGGCAACGCGACTTCAAACGCCCCGTCCGCATCGTAAACGGCCTCAATCCGCCTGCCGTCCACACGAAGCACGAAGCCGGTCGATTTGTCGGCCCGTCCCTCGATGCGCAGGATCAACGCCGACGCCGGCCCGCGCAGCGTGCAGGTGATGAAGCCGTTGGGGAAAACACGGTTTCCTACGACGCGGCTCGGCCGGCCGTTCGCATGGGAATGACTCGCGTGCATATAGCGCGTGACGCGATGGTCGTCGGTCAGCCCGCCGCACACGATATAGTCCACCACGCCCGGGCGCGCCCGCCAGCGCGCCCGCTCCGCCGCCTCCGCGCGATACTCCTCCTGCAGCAAACTCATGTGCGCCCACAGCGGGCGCGCATACGCTGAAGCAACGTCCTCCGGCTCCCGGTTGCCGTCGCCATATTCATGTTCGCTCGGTCCGGTCGGTTGACGCGTTACGATCACGTTGGCAAACGGCGCGAAGACCGGCCGCGCCGCGGCGATCGCCCGTTCGAGTCGCGGAGCATCCGCCTCTCCTGCCGCCAGGTCGTCGAAATACGCTGCCACGCACGCGCACCACGCACGGATCAACCGCGCGGCCACCGTCGCGTTCCGCCACGCCTCGTCGGCCACGCGAAACTCTTCTGCGCTCAAGCGCGGGCGCAGCGTTTGCAACGTTCCCCAGCACTCATCCGCGATCGCGATCGCCTCGTCCTTTTCCTGCAGGATGGCCGCGCGCGACGCCGGGCTGCGTCGATCGCCGAGGATGCCCCACATGCCTTGGTGAGACGAAAGATCGGCCCCCGGCGTGAACAGCGAAAGGATGCCGCAGGCCTTCACCCACTTTAATTCCGGCTGAATGGGAAACGCGTGGAAGATCACGTTGCCATCGATGAAATGCAGCTTCTTCACCGCCTCGATGCCCCGGCGCATGAGCCGCGTCATCTCCGCCGCGCACTCCGGCCAGTGCGCCTCCGCCCACGCCGACCACACCGATTCAGCGGTGGTGTGCGGGTCGAGGATCGCCCGCTCAAACGCCAGCAGGTTCACCGCCTGCGCCGACGCGAATACGGGATGACCGATGCGATCGATGCGAATCGCATGACGGTCGACGCCCTGCGCGCGCGCGAAATTCACGGAGTCGATCACGCGCTGCGGGTCCGCTGCCGGCAGAAAACCCGCACCCAGAAACTCACCGATACTGTCGTATTCCGCCGACAGCGTCGCCGGTTTCTGCGCCCGCAAAAACGGATTGAATGGCAGGAAGGGACTGAAGTCGTAAGGCGTGATCTTCGTCTCCACCTCGAAGTGGAACTGCGCGCTCGCGCGCCTCGCGCCGGCGAGGATGTCTTCATAATCCTGCGCCACCGAGCCAAAGCTCCGCAGGATGAAACGCTTCCCCCGCCGCGCGAGCGCCTCGGCAAAAGTCGCGATCACCCGCTCAATGACCAGCGCCGGCGGATAGCGCTCGGGGCCGGAATTGTGGATCACCGAGTAATTCGACTCCGTCAACGTCAGCACGAGGCCGTCCATGCCGGGCACACGGTCGAAAAACTCCGCCACCTTCGAACGGATGAGCTCGTGGTAGGCGTTGCCCAGCAGATTAAACTCGCCGTTTTCGTCGAGCAGGCCCGGCACCGTCTCCACCACGATGCGCGGCACCATGACCTCCCGATGCCAATAATACACTGGCCGTCCCGATTCATGCGCCAAACGCACCGTTTCCACCAGTCGCCGAATGTTTTCTTCAATACCTGAAACGTCCAATTGCTCAGTCGCCGCGGGATAATCGCGGAACTGGATCGCGCCTTCGAGCCCACCCGTCCACGAATGGCAGTCGCCGCAAATCTCGAAACTATCAACCTGGCACTTCGCAGCGGCAGCAATCACCGTCCACATATAGTCCGGATCCACCCGGGTCGGGTGCATGATCGACCACGAAACTTCTGAAGACTTCATGCGGCGCGCAGGGTCGGAGAACGAACGTCAATTGGTAGACGGGCTGGAAGAGGCGCGCGTCATTGGAGCGGCGCGTCCACACGTTTCCGTTTGGCCAGACAGGGCAACGGTCGTCTGCACCAAGTATTCCATGCCTCCACTCCGGATTTAAACTCCCGTCTCTCACAGTGGCGAGGTGCTTGAAAAACCATGCTGGCAACGTCCGGCCTGGAAAGAGGGGAGCAATTCATTTCTCCCAGCGAATTGCTCGCTTTGACGTAATCTGCTTGATCGGCCCCGCGTCTCTTTTGAAGTCAAAATCTCCGGCAACGAAACGCCTCCCTTGAGTGTCGTGTGACCGCCCGCTCCTGCACCTACGTTCGCTGTTCAATCTCACCTCGCCGTGTCTCAAACCGCTTCAGCTCACTTCGTCTCTTGAATCTCGATTTTGAGCGCAAATTAACCCTCCCGCCACGCGACCGGGCGCATTGGCACGCCCCCGCGGCCCACCCCGGTCCGTTGCTGTATCTTGCGTGGGGACAACGCCAATACGGACTTTCGCCCATCCCCGTGACGCGGCACGAGGGATGGGTTTATGCGGCCATTGAGTCGGGCACGCCAACCCTCGTGCGTGCGAACCATCGGGACTCGGTCCGCGCAAAGACTATCCTGATTCTCGGACCCGAATGTGCGTTCGGTTGGGCGGACGAAGGCGAGAAGACCAGCCGCTTATTGGTCAGTACCTGGCGGGCGCCCTTGCTGACGCCGCTGGCAAAATTGCCCGCAAATGCCGCTCTGCAGTTCAGCTTTTCCCCGGCCGAACTCGGCGAATGGCAGCGGCTTCACGCGCTGTGCCGGATCGAAGCACGCCGAGATGACGACCAGACGGCGCGTGTTCTCAACGCCCTGCAAATCCTCATCGAAGCGCAGCTCGTGCGCTTAGGCGTGGAGAAGAGAAATGCGTTTGGCGACGAATTGCTGGCGCAGGCGCTCGAGTGGATCGGCGCGCATTTGGAAACCCGTCAACCGCTGGCCCGGCTCGCCGACTATCTTGGTGTGTCATCCGCCACAGTGCAGCGCATGTTCGACGAACGCCTTGGTGCGTCTGTCATGAAAGTGGTGGCTGACCTGCGTCGTCGCGAGGCCGATCGGATGCTCGCGCAGAAAGGCACGACGATCAAGGAAGTCGCCTTCCGCCTGGGCTATAGCCATCCCCACGACTTTAGCCGCGCCTACCAAAAGCAAACCGGCCGCCCGCCGAAATCGGCGAAATAGCGTTCTTTCAGCGCGGCACCGGATATTCCTCCGCGGAATGCGCTGGCGCACCGAGCGCCGCATCCCTGCCGCACTGGGTTCGCCGACGCACGCGCCTCGCTGACGGACGCCCGTTCCGATTTCTCGGGTTGACAACGTCACCTGCCATCCCACCGTGAACCCTCCACATTTCCGCATGAGCACTTCCGACCAATCGCAGCACACCCCGACGCCCGCCGAGATCTCTTTCACGACGCCTCAAATGATGAGCCGCTACGTGACCGATACCGGCAAGATCCTTCCCCGCAAATACACGGGGCTCTCGGCCAAGCATCAGCGCGCCGTCACGCGGACGATCAAGCATTCGCGCAATCTCCTGTTGGCGCTGTAATACGCCGCAAGCACGTCTTCGTAAGGCCGGAGCCTGCCTCCGGCCTTTTTTGTGCCATGGCATCCCGCACTACGGCCCGCATCTATCGGGGGACCCCACGAAACCTTCGCCGTCTCGCCAACGCGCTGCGTGCGGGGGAACTCGTGGCTGTCCCGACGGAAACGGTTTATGGACTGGCGGCCAACGTTTGGGACTTCCGCGCCTGCGCCAACGTGTTCGAGGCCAAGGGACGCCCCAGCACCGACCCGTTGATCGTCCACATCCGGCTGCTTGGAGAGCTCCACGAAGTCGCCGTGGCGAACGACGCTGCTCTAGCACTGGCGCGCGCGTTCTGGCCCGGGCCGCTCACGCTCATCCTTCCGAAGCGGGCGACCGTGCCTGACATCGCCACTGCCGGGCTTCCGAGTGTCGCCGTGCGGATGCCGGCCCATCCGCTCTTTCGGCGTTTGCTGAAAGCGGCCGACGTTCCGCTGGCGGCACCCAGCGCGAATCGTTTTGGCTATATCAGCCCGACGACGGCCCTCCATGTGCAGGAGGGGCTCGGACAACACATCCGATACATTCTCGATGGCGGCAGCGCGGCCATCGGACTTGAATCAACGATCGTCGATCTCCGGAACCCGCGGCAACCACGCGTGCTTCGACCGGGTGCGATATCCGCCGCGCAGATCTCGGCCGTGCTCAAGAGGCCGGTGCGGACGAAACATGGTCAACCCTCAGCGGCGTCGGCCGCAGCTCAAGTTTCACCGGGGCAGATGCTTCGCCACTACAGCCCGCGGACGCCTTTGACTCTCCATTCCAGCCTCACTCTCGAGGCTGCCCGACGCGCGCCTCACGAAGCATGGATATTTTTGCGCACGCCGGCGGGCCTCCGAAAGGGCGACGCTAATATTCGCAGTTTCAGCCGGCGGGGGACCTTGGAGGAAGTGGCCCACCGGTTGTTTGCCATTCTGCGCGAAGTCGACGCCGGGCGCTGGCGTGCGATTCACGCCGAACTACCGCTGCCGGATGCCGGCGACCTCGCTGCAGCGATCCGCGACCGATTGCATCGGGCCGCGGCCCGATAGGGTTTCAGGATTTGCTGTTTTCCTCTTTCGCCATCACGACGTAATAGTCTTTGTAAGACCGGTCGTAATATTGGGCGTAATAGTATCCCGAAATCGCCAGGTTCAACCCATTCAGCACAGCGCCAAAGCACGGCACGTTGGCTTCCAGGAGCCGCTTCGCGCAAAACTGGGCCGATTTCCGACGCACTTTGTTGAAGAAGATTGTGAAGAGAGAGCCGTCCACCAAAGGAAGGATCACCAAAGCATCGCTGACGGCGGCGAGCGGCGGCGTATCGACAAACACCCGATCATAGCGTTTGCGCAACTCGGCGATCATCGCGTCGAAGTTTTTGCTGTTGAGAATTTG harbors:
- a CDS encoding SGNH/GDSL hydrolase family protein; translated protein: MSNPMPRRQFLSQTAASAAALLASRALGAPEAEPVTARSYLAAHLYTRAEVDDWLAGRAFPFAKYSSDYGWLLRSAKFQDGMDDSICVYTYGTSDERITINYRDRPCRINTYGNSFTQCHQVSDGETWQEALAAHLHEPVRNFGVGGWSVYQAYLRMMQEEKRHPADYIIFNIYEDDHFRNLDAWRNLRAKKHIQFIEPTLPHVRVNARDGRFEECPNPCPTPESVYHLCDLDWVCAHFEEDFALQILLAHLNAKMENPDRRYAGILALATTHGIVTREQTAANLSATADELHRRSAYFASERIVEKIEAFAAQTGKRVLYVVSYSPSFIARHAAEGVRPDQSFIDFMRAKKLPLVDLLAGHAAELAHYSGDIKDYLKHYFVGHYNPRGNLFTALALKDALVAMLEPKPPAYRADPDVTRWK
- the rpsR gene encoding 30S ribosomal protein S18 — its product is MSTSDQSQHTPTPAEISFTTPQMMSRYVTDTGKILPRKYTGLSAKHQRAVTRTIKHSRNLLLAL
- a CDS encoding helix-turn-helix transcriptional regulator, coding for MNLDFERKLTLPPRDRAHWHAPAAHPGPLLYLAWGQRQYGLSPIPVTRHEGWVYAAIESGTPTLVRANHRDSVRAKTILILGPECAFGWADEGEKTSRLLVSTWRAPLLTPLAKLPANAALQFSFSPAELGEWQRLHALCRIEARRDDDQTARVLNALQILIEAQLVRLGVEKRNAFGDELLAQALEWIGAHLETRQPLARLADYLGVSSATVQRMFDERLGASVMKVVADLRRREADRMLAQKGTTIKEVAFRLGYSHPHDFSRAYQKQTGRPPKSAK
- a CDS encoding L-threonylcarbamoyladenylate synthase; amino-acid sequence: MASRTTARIYRGTPRNLRRLANALRAGELVAVPTETVYGLAANVWDFRACANVFEAKGRPSTDPLIVHIRLLGELHEVAVANDAALALARAFWPGPLTLILPKRATVPDIATAGLPSVAVRMPAHPLFRRLLKAADVPLAAPSANRFGYISPTTALHVQEGLGQHIRYILDGGSAAIGLESTIVDLRNPRQPRVLRPGAISAAQISAVLKRPVRTKHGQPSAASAAAQVSPGQMLRHYSPRTPLTLHSSLTLEAARRAPHEAWIFLRTPAGLRKGDANIRSFSRRGTLEEVAHRLFAILREVDAGRWRAIHAELPLPDAGDLAAAIRDRLHRAAAR